Proteins co-encoded in one Opitutus terrae PB90-1 genomic window:
- a CDS encoding response regulator, with amino-acid sequence MKILHLEDDVHDAALVEQLLRQPWPDCEIVHVTNRSDYAAALQAGGFDVVLSDFSLPEFDGAAALQLAQERAPEVPFIFLSGNIGEDRAIEALRAGAQDYVLKDRAKRLVPAIQRALRARDERRHTRRIELEREHLAATLENTPDFVGLTTLDGRVFYLNRAARHLLGFDDGPLPGDLTVARLHPPEVLSRLLNENFPLARREGLWSGESVLIAKDGQALPVAQVIIAHLDASGGDGHFSIVMRDLTARRRNEALVNGQNQVLEMVAGGEPLDDTLTTLLQFIERQCEEMICSILLVTEDGQRLRHLVAPRLPAAVAAALQDIPIGPAAGSCGAAAFRRSTVVVEDIATDPLWEDYRAAALAAGLRACWSSPIFDVAHRLLGTFAVYLTRPGAPTARHRQLVDVGVHVAAICLSRYETERQLRAQADILNKAGDAIIVTDPNGRVTFWNQGAERTFGWSAAEALDRLEHELFPSRTVAEEDAANQAAAENREWRGEVRLADRQGVVHVMETRLTPIRDDAGRPQGRLSIATDVTAQRRIEEQFFRVQRLESIGMLAAGIAHDLNNVLAPILLAAPMLRDHATDPGDIRMIATLEKSAERGAALVRQILGFAHGADGELRVIQPKHLLRDIATFVEETFPKSIKLDSLVPSDLWPVKANATQLHQVLLNLCVNARDAMPAGGTLTLRGENCVLDEIAAANIEGASPGAFLVMHVQDTGTGIAPEIFARIWEPFFTTKGTGKGTGLGLSTVRGIVESHGGFCTVQTVLGRGTVFRIYLQAAEAATSQPGESLSVPFAPRGVGELVLVADDEPGIRNTAAAMLARHGYRVLTAADGAEAIALFAPRSKEIRVVITDLAMPNLDGAALASVVERLNPDVRIVAVSGHAPDPEAKPPINQFTDAFLLKPFRPEVLLTTVHEVLRSPPNLPP; translated from the coding sequence ATGAAGATCCTGCATCTTGAAGACGACGTTCACGACGCCGCCCTGGTCGAGCAGCTGTTGCGGCAGCCGTGGCCCGATTGCGAGATCGTCCATGTCACCAACCGCTCCGACTACGCGGCCGCGCTGCAGGCTGGCGGTTTCGATGTCGTGCTGTCCGATTTTTCCCTGCCAGAGTTCGACGGCGCGGCCGCGCTGCAGCTGGCACAGGAGCGTGCCCCGGAGGTGCCGTTCATTTTCCTGTCCGGCAACATCGGCGAGGACCGCGCGATCGAAGCGCTGCGCGCAGGGGCGCAGGATTACGTGCTGAAGGACCGCGCGAAACGACTTGTGCCCGCGATCCAACGCGCGTTGCGCGCGCGAGACGAACGGCGGCACACCCGGCGCATCGAGCTCGAGCGCGAACACCTCGCGGCCACGCTGGAGAACACGCCCGATTTCGTCGGATTGACGACCCTCGACGGCCGCGTGTTCTACCTAAACCGCGCCGCACGGCATCTGCTGGGTTTTGACGACGGCCCGCTGCCCGGTGATCTCACGGTCGCGCGGCTGCATCCGCCGGAAGTGCTCAGCCGGCTGCTCAATGAAAACTTCCCGCTCGCCCGTCGGGAGGGGCTTTGGTCCGGCGAGAGCGTGCTGATCGCGAAAGACGGACAGGCCCTGCCGGTGGCGCAGGTCATTATTGCCCATCTCGACGCCAGCGGCGGCGACGGGCATTTTTCGATCGTGATGCGCGACTTGACCGCGCGACGGCGCAACGAAGCGCTCGTCAACGGCCAGAACCAAGTCCTGGAAATGGTCGCGGGCGGCGAGCCGCTCGACGACACGCTCACCACGCTGCTGCAATTCATCGAGCGCCAGTGCGAGGAGATGATCTGCTCGATTCTGCTCGTCACCGAGGATGGGCAGCGGCTGCGGCATCTCGTCGCGCCGCGGCTGCCGGCGGCAGTGGCCGCAGCGCTGCAGGACATTCCCATCGGTCCGGCGGCGGGTTCGTGTGGCGCGGCCGCATTTCGTCGCTCCACGGTGGTGGTGGAGGACATCGCGACCGATCCGCTGTGGGAGGATTATCGCGCAGCCGCGCTCGCCGCCGGACTGCGCGCGTGCTGGTCGTCGCCGATCTTCGACGTCGCGCACCGGCTGCTTGGCACGTTTGCCGTGTATCTCACGCGTCCCGGTGCGCCGACAGCGCGACACCGGCAACTGGTGGATGTCGGCGTGCATGTCGCGGCGATCTGCCTCAGCCGCTACGAGACGGAGCGCCAGTTGCGCGCACAGGCCGATATCCTCAACAAGGCCGGCGATGCGATCATCGTCACCGATCCGAACGGCCGCGTGACGTTCTGGAATCAAGGCGCCGAACGCACCTTCGGCTGGTCCGCCGCCGAGGCGCTCGACCGACTCGAACACGAGCTATTTCCTTCGCGCACGGTGGCGGAGGAAGACGCAGCCAACCAGGCTGCCGCCGAGAACCGCGAGTGGCGCGGCGAAGTACGGCTGGCCGATCGCCAAGGCGTGGTGCACGTGATGGAAACGCGCCTCACGCCGATCCGCGACGACGCCGGCCGGCCGCAAGGACGGCTGTCCATCGCGACGGATGTGACCGCGCAGCGCCGGATCGAGGAGCAGTTCTTCCGTGTGCAGCGGCTCGAGAGCATCGGCATGCTCGCGGCCGGCATCGCGCACGATCTCAACAACGTGCTCGCGCCGATCCTGCTTGCCGCGCCCATGCTGCGCGATCACGCGACGGATCCGGGCGACATCCGCATGATCGCCACGCTGGAAAAAAGCGCGGAGCGCGGCGCTGCGCTGGTGCGGCAGATCCTCGGGTTCGCGCACGGCGCCGATGGCGAACTGCGGGTGATCCAACCAAAACACCTGCTGCGCGACATCGCGACCTTCGTCGAGGAGACGTTTCCGAAATCGATCAAGCTCGACAGCTTGGTGCCTTCAGACCTCTGGCCGGTGAAGGCGAACGCCACGCAACTCCACCAGGTGCTGCTCAATCTTTGCGTCAATGCGCGCGACGCGATGCCCGCCGGCGGCACGCTCACGCTCCGCGGCGAGAACTGCGTGCTCGATGAGATCGCCGCCGCTAACATCGAGGGTGCGAGCCCGGGCGCCTTCCTGGTGATGCACGTTCAGGACACCGGCACCGGAATCGCGCCGGAAATTTTCGCACGGATCTGGGAGCCATTTTTCACCACGAAGGGCACCGGTAAGGGCACTGGACTCGGCCTCTCGACCGTGCGCGGCATCGTCGAGAGCCACGGGGGCTTCTGCACGGTGCAGACGGTGCTCGGTCGCGGCACGGTGTTCCGGATCTACCTGCAGGCCGCCGAGGCCGCCACGAGTCAGCCGGGGGAAAGTCTCTCCGTCCCCTTTGCGCCGCGCGGCGTGGGCGAACTCGTGCTGGTGGCCGACGACGAGCCCGGCATTCGCAATACCGCCGCGGCTATGCTCGCGCGCCACGGTTACCGCGTGCTCACCGCCGCCGATGGCGCGGAAGCGATCGCGTTGTTCGCCCCACGCAGCAAGGAGATCCGCGTCGTGATCACCGATCTGGCGATGCCGAACCTCGACGGCGCCGCGCTGGCCAGCGTGGTCGAGCGGCTCAACCCGGACGTGCGCATCGTTGCCGTCAGCGGACACGCGCCCGATCCCGAAGCGAAACCGCCGATCAACCAGTTCACCGATGCCTTCCTCCTCAAACCCTTCCGGCCGGAGGTGTTGCTGACCACCGTTCACGAGGTGCTGCGCAGCCCGCCCAATCTTCCGCCCTGA
- a CDS encoding sensor histidine kinase, which produces MDTQRPRARSSLREPGTVGQGNPEARASCHESREGELPNAPVVIRLALARPAGPELRPAVHVKVSIQRKIAAGFAVAALLLALITGAALRNAFRFDDTFRWVDHTHAVLREVEQVLANLLIVQSAGRGFVLSGSEDVLAPLNQSRVELAAAMEQLRKLTADNPIQQERLRALAPVTERVVQAMEEQLQQRRATATVIGGEAPVLLRTQADVDRAREIIRAIRFEEQRLLAERMRAAQRTAHGTVTASVAATVVALLFVLASVWLVRRDFGERVRSEQALRQSQQMFKRLFDNAPDATVQVDQQGRIVRANRQIEALFGWERGELSGRRIDELLPPRFASRHSAHLAAYFVAPRTRPMGVGLELFGRRRDGSEFPVDIMLSPLETEQGMQALAVIRDVTERKRIDEQIRRLNLDLQLQNARLELVNNELEAFSYSVSHDLRAPLRHIDGFASLLAKHAAGTLDEKGQRFITIISDAARRMGRLIDDLLTFSRMGRAQLETMTVDQNQLITDVIRDNELDRDQRIEWQLEPLPAVRADPAMLRQVWFNLLGNAVKYSARAEPPRIEVGWRSDPENSASQVFFVRDNGVGFDMRYAAKLFGVFQRLHAESEFEGTGIGLANVRRIIMRHGGRVWAESTPGAGATFFFSLPVNATSSTGS; this is translated from the coding sequence ATGGATACGCAGCGCCCGCGCGCGCGCTCGTCGTTGCGGGAGCCCGGAACGGTCGGACAGGGAAACCCTGAGGCGCGAGCGAGTTGTCATGAAAGCCGCGAGGGCGAGTTGCCGAATGCTCCGGTCGTTATTCGTTTGGCGCTCGCGCGTCCGGCTGGTCCCGAGCTGCGTCCCGCGGTGCATGTGAAGGTTTCGATACAAAGGAAAATTGCCGCCGGCTTTGCCGTGGCGGCCCTCCTGTTGGCGCTGATCACCGGCGCGGCGCTGCGGAACGCATTTCGCTTCGATGACACCTTCCGGTGGGTGGACCATACCCATGCGGTGTTGCGGGAGGTCGAACAGGTACTCGCGAATCTGCTGATCGTGCAAAGCGCCGGCCGCGGTTTCGTCCTGAGCGGCAGCGAGGATGTCCTCGCCCCCTTGAACCAAAGCCGGGTCGAACTGGCCGCAGCGATGGAGCAGCTGCGCAAGCTCACCGCCGACAACCCGATCCAACAGGAGCGGTTGCGCGCACTGGCCCCCGTTACGGAACGCGTCGTGCAGGCGATGGAGGAGCAACTGCAGCAACGCCGCGCCACCGCCACCGTGATCGGAGGTGAAGCACCGGTGCTCCTGCGCACCCAGGCAGACGTGGATCGGGCGCGGGAGATCATTCGCGCCATTCGTTTTGAGGAGCAGCGGCTGCTGGCGGAACGCATGCGCGCCGCCCAGCGCACCGCTCACGGAACCGTCACGGCCTCAGTGGCCGCGACGGTCGTGGCGCTGCTGTTCGTGCTGGCTTCGGTCTGGCTGGTGCGGCGGGATTTTGGCGAACGCGTGCGCTCCGAACAGGCGCTGCGGCAGAGCCAGCAGATGTTCAAGCGGCTTTTCGACAACGCGCCGGACGCCACGGTTCAAGTCGACCAACAGGGTCGCATCGTACGCGCCAACCGCCAGATCGAGGCGCTCTTCGGCTGGGAGCGCGGCGAGTTGTCCGGCCGGCGCATCGACGAACTGCTGCCGCCGCGGTTTGCCTCGCGGCATTCCGCCCACCTCGCGGCCTATTTCGTCGCGCCGCGCACCCGCCCCATGGGCGTCGGCTTGGAGCTGTTTGGCCGGCGGCGCGATGGCTCGGAATTCCCGGTCGACATCATGCTCAGTCCGCTCGAAACCGAGCAGGGGATGCAGGCGCTCGCCGTCATTCGCGACGTGACGGAGCGCAAGCGAATCGATGAACAGATCCGCCGTCTGAACCTCGATCTGCAGCTGCAGAACGCCCGGCTCGAGCTGGTGAACAACGAACTCGAGGCGTTTTCCTATTCCGTTTCCCACGACCTGCGCGCGCCGCTGCGCCACATCGACGGGTTCGCCAGTCTGCTGGCCAAGCACGCCGCCGGCACCCTCGATGAGAAGGGCCAGCGCTTCATCACGATCATCTCTGACGCGGCGCGGCGTATGGGCCGGCTGATCGACGACCTGCTGACTTTTTCCCGCATGGGCCGGGCCCAGCTCGAAACCATGACGGTTGATCAGAACCAGCTGATCACGGATGTGATTCGCGACAACGAGCTGGATCGCGATCAGCGCATCGAATGGCAGCTCGAGCCGCTCCCGGCCGTGCGGGCGGATCCGGCCATGTTGCGGCAGGTCTGGTTCAACCTGCTGGGCAACGCGGTGAAATATTCGGCGCGCGCCGAACCGCCGCGGATCGAGGTCGGCTGGCGATCCGACCCGGAGAATTCCGCCAGCCAGGTGTTCTTCGTCCGCGACAACGGCGTCGGCTTCGACATGCGCTATGCCGCCAAGCTGTTCGGCGTCTTTCAGCGGTTGCATGCCGAGTCCGAGTTCGAGGGCACCGGCATCGGCCTCGCCAATGTGCGACGCATCATCATGCGTCACGGCGGCCGCGTGTGGGCCGAAAGCACCCCGGGCGCTGGCGCTACCTTCTTCTTTTCCCTGCCGGTGAACGCCACTTCCTCCACGGGGTCCTGA
- a CDS encoding molybdenum cofactor biosynthesis protein MoaE — MFHISRTAIEPLAAARQLSDAQAGACVTFEGWVREHNDGRAVCQLEYEAYAELAEREGAKILAEARARFSVLGVAGIHRVGLLQIGELAMWVGVVAAHRGAAFEACRYIIDEAKARLPIWKKEHYAGGATAWINCAVRGGHAGAPRAGS; from the coding sequence ATGTTTCATATTTCCCGCACAGCGATCGAGCCCCTCGCCGCGGCCCGGCAACTCAGCGACGCGCAGGCCGGCGCCTGCGTCACGTTCGAAGGCTGGGTGCGCGAGCACAACGACGGCCGAGCGGTGTGCCAGCTGGAATATGAGGCGTACGCCGAGCTCGCCGAACGCGAGGGCGCGAAAATTCTCGCGGAGGCGCGCGCCCGTTTTTCAGTACTGGGCGTCGCGGGCATTCATCGGGTGGGTTTGCTGCAGATCGGCGAGCTCGCCATGTGGGTCGGCGTCGTCGCCGCGCATCGCGGGGCGGCGTTCGAGGCGTGTCGCTACATCATCGACGAGGCCAAGGCCCGCTTGCCGATTTGGAAGAAAGAGCACTACGCCGGCGGGGCCACTGCTTGGATCAACTGCGCCGTCCGTGGTGGCCACGCAGGTGCTCCTCGGGCCGGGAGTTGA
- a CDS encoding MoaD/ThiS family protein — MPTVSIRYFALLREQRGLSEERLTTEAATPDALYAELRARHGFTLPPDRVRAAIDGEFVSSGAPLRDGQAVVFIPPVAGG, encoded by the coding sequence ATGCCGACCGTTTCGATTCGCTATTTCGCCCTGCTGCGCGAGCAGCGCGGGCTCTCCGAGGAACGCCTCACCACGGAAGCGGCCACGCCTGATGCGCTCTACGCCGAGCTGCGGGCGCGGCACGGCTTCACGCTGCCGCCGGACCGCGTGCGTGCGGCCATCGACGGCGAATTCGTTTCATCCGGCGCGCCCTTGCGCGACGGGCAGGCGGTGGTGTTCATCCCGCCCGTGGCGGGAGGCTGA
- the moaC gene encoding cyclic pyranopterin monophosphate synthase MoaC, with protein MLSHVDAQGKPTMVNVGEKPVTARTAHAVAVVSLPPELAALLKDGEINTKKGPVFHAAVLAGVMGAKHTGDLIPLCHPLPLEDCQIEIRSDPSRRDVAIHCRVQTHAKTGVEMEALTGATIAALTLYDMGKAVSPGIVIREIRLLEKTGGKRDYKVEE; from the coding sequence ATGCTCTCCCACGTCGATGCCCAGGGTAAGCCGACCATGGTGAATGTCGGTGAAAAGCCCGTCACCGCGCGCACCGCCCATGCCGTGGCGGTCGTGTCGCTGCCGCCGGAACTCGCGGCGCTCCTGAAGGACGGCGAGATCAACACCAAGAAGGGGCCGGTGTTTCACGCCGCGGTCCTCGCCGGAGTGATGGGCGCCAAGCACACTGGCGACCTGATCCCACTGTGCCATCCATTGCCGCTCGAAGATTGCCAGATCGAGATCCGCAGCGATCCAAGCCGTCGCGACGTGGCCATCCACTGCCGCGTGCAGACCCACGCGAAGACCGGCGTCGAAATGGAGGCGCTGACCGGCGCGACGATCGCGGCGCTGACGCTCTACGACATGGGCAAGGCCGTCTCGCCGGGCATCGTCATCCGTGAGATTCGGCTGCTGGAAAAAACCGGCGGCAAGCGCGACTACAAGGTGGAGGAATAA
- a CDS encoding molybdopterin molybdotransferase MoeA has product MITPAEAEATIQRHVSPFPTEICPLLHAHGRVLRSELRADRDLPPFDRVTMDGFALRAAAVAKGVQTFRIEALQPAGVPAATLSTAADACVEVMTGAMLPSGADAVVPYEDTAREGATMRLLDRATVTPGAAVHRRGSDHRAGDRVVRAGLRLSGREIAIAASIGAGALSVAAQPRIALIASGDELVEPDVAVAPHQIRRSNDYGLRAALITAGYPRVENFHLRDVRHEIDALIERVLRENDVIVMTGGVSKGRFDLVPAALEAQGVRKIFHGVAQRPGKPFWFGGTTGGQLVFALPGNPISAYTCLHRYVLPALDLASGLDASPNVGAALSERITCPTPLTFFLPVKLATGPRAELLATPRWPNTSGDLAGLSDTDGFVELPPEQREFPAGTVLRVFRW; this is encoded by the coding sequence ATGATTACTCCGGCCGAAGCTGAAGCCACGATCCAGCGCCACGTTTCGCCGTTTCCCACGGAAATTTGTCCGCTGCTGCACGCGCACGGTCGCGTACTCCGCAGCGAACTGCGGGCCGACCGTGATCTGCCGCCGTTCGATCGCGTGACCATGGACGGATTCGCCCTGCGGGCGGCGGCAGTGGCAAAAGGCGTGCAAACGTTCCGGATCGAGGCCCTCCAGCCGGCCGGCGTCCCTGCGGCCACACTGAGCACTGCCGCTGACGCCTGCGTTGAAGTCATGACCGGAGCGATGCTGCCAAGTGGCGCAGATGCGGTGGTGCCGTATGAAGACACCGCCCGCGAAGGAGCGACCATGCGGCTGCTCGACCGCGCCACAGTGACGCCTGGCGCCGCCGTGCACCGGCGGGGCAGCGATCACCGTGCGGGCGATCGCGTGGTGCGTGCCGGACTGCGGCTGAGCGGACGCGAAATCGCGATCGCCGCCTCGATCGGCGCCGGTGCGCTCTCGGTGGCCGCGCAGCCGCGCATCGCGCTGATCGCCAGCGGCGACGAATTGGTCGAACCCGATGTGGCCGTCGCACCGCACCAGATCCGCCGCAGCAACGATTATGGCCTGCGCGCCGCGCTGATCACCGCTGGCTACCCCCGCGTCGAAAACTTCCACCTCCGTGATGTGCGGCACGAGATCGACGCGCTGATCGAGCGCGTGCTGCGCGAAAACGACGTGATCGTGATGACCGGCGGAGTTTCCAAGGGGAGGTTCGATTTGGTGCCGGCCGCGCTCGAGGCGCAGGGTGTGCGGAAGATCTTTCACGGCGTCGCCCAGCGGCCGGGCAAACCGTTCTGGTTTGGCGGTACGACAGGTGGACAGTTGGTTTTCGCACTGCCGGGAAATCCCATTTCCGCCTACACGTGCCTTCACCGTTACGTCCTGCCCGCGCTTGATCTTGCGAGTGGGCTCGACGCGTCGCCCAACGTCGGTGCGGCGTTAAGCGAGCGAATCACCTGTCCCACGCCACTGACCTTTTTCCTGCCGGTGAAATTAGCGACCGGACCACGGGCCGAGCTGCTCGCGACGCCGCGCTGGCCCAACACGTCGGGCGATCTCGCAGGTTTGAGCGACACGGACGGGTTCGTCGAGCTGCCGCCGGAGCAGCGCGAGTTTCCCGCGGGCACCGTCCTCCGCGTCTTCCGCTGGTAG
- the moaA gene encoding GTP 3',8-cyclase MoaA, with protein MSQLVDQFNRPLRDLRISVTDRCNFRCPYCMPKEVFGPAHAFLRDPQLMSQAEITRIVRAFQQLGVTKVRLTGGEPLLRADVPDLVRSLKQELRVPDLALTTNGWLLEKYAPSLREAGLDRVNVSVDSLQDETAGRMNGLGFKVDRVLRGIDAAAAVGLPVKINCVVQRGVNDGELLELCDYFRARGHTLRFIEFMDVGNTNHWSADRVVPAQEVVSRIAARWPLEPCGPAYRGEVASRYRYRDGGGEIGLIGSVTEPFCRDCHRARLSADGKLFTCLFASLGWDVLGCLRTGATEAELGRYLARIWFGRMDRYSDERAEVLAAGEAREKIEMSYIGG; from the coding sequence ATGAGTCAGCTTGTCGACCAGTTCAACCGTCCGTTGCGCGACCTGCGCATTTCGGTGACCGACCGCTGCAATTTCCGCTGTCCCTACTGCATGCCGAAGGAGGTGTTCGGCCCGGCGCACGCGTTCCTCCGCGATCCGCAGCTGATGTCGCAGGCGGAGATCACCCGGATCGTCCGCGCTTTCCAACAGCTCGGCGTCACGAAGGTTCGCCTCACCGGCGGCGAGCCCTTGCTGCGCGCGGACGTACCGGACCTCGTGCGCAGCCTCAAGCAGGAGCTGCGCGTGCCAGACCTCGCGCTCACCACCAACGGTTGGCTGCTGGAAAAATACGCTCCGTCTCTGCGCGAGGCCGGACTCGATCGCGTGAACGTCTCGGTGGATTCGCTCCAGGACGAAACCGCGGGGCGGATGAACGGGCTCGGGTTCAAGGTCGACCGCGTGCTCCGTGGAATCGACGCCGCGGCGGCGGTCGGATTGCCGGTAAAGATCAACTGCGTGGTGCAGCGCGGCGTGAACGACGGCGAGCTGCTGGAGCTGTGCGACTATTTCCGGGCCCGGGGCCATACGCTGCGGTTCATCGAGTTCATGGACGTCGGCAACACAAACCACTGGTCCGCCGATCGCGTGGTGCCGGCGCAGGAGGTTGTGAGCCGGATCGCCGCTCGCTGGCCGCTGGAGCCCTGCGGGCCGGCGTATCGCGGCGAGGTGGCCTCGCGCTATCGTTATCGCGATGGCGGCGGCGAGATCGGCTTGATCGGTTCCGTCACCGAGCCGTTTTGCCGCGATTGTCACCGCGCGCGGCTGTCCGCCGATGGGAAACTGTTCACCTGCCTCTTCGCTTCGCTTGGTTGGGACGTGCTCGGCTGCCTGCGCACCGGCGCCACCGAGGCGGAGCTCGGCCGCTATCTCGCGCGCATCTGGTTTGGCCGGATGGATCGCTACAGCGACGAACGCGCCGAAGTGCTGGCGGCTGGAGAAGCGCGGGAGAAGATCGAGATGAGCTATATCGGCGGGTGA
- the dnaN gene encoding DNA polymerase III subunit beta — protein sequence MKFKINRDHFANGLAQVLNVVGSKATMPILSNVLIEAEKDQISLTTTNLDLGIRCKIKAEVKETGAVTLPVKRLATIVRELPNVDVTVDASPNHQVKLASGGSNFRIMGIGKEEFPPLPEFGEEKSFTLEQSELTSMLKSVAYAQSTDETRYILNGVYFNFKDGKLSLVATDGRRLALVSKELEVPADSAGAIILPAKTVSELMRLLDKGEKLKINFNDRRAAFQIATDKDSSGLVESVYLYSKVVEGNYPNYQQVVPKETHQRIKLERELFLQCVHRAALVCSEKSNSVKIKLSSNLLEITAQSPDFGEAHESMAIGYSGPELQVAFNPAFVMDPLRALTKDEIFFELKDDVSPGVFKTLDSFLCVIMPVRLS from the coding sequence ATGAAATTCAAAATCAATCGCGACCATTTCGCCAACGGACTCGCTCAGGTGCTCAACGTCGTTGGTTCCAAGGCCACGATGCCGATCCTCAGCAACGTGCTGATCGAAGCGGAAAAGGATCAGATCTCGCTCACGACCACGAATCTCGACCTGGGCATCCGCTGCAAGATCAAGGCCGAGGTGAAGGAAACGGGGGCCGTGACCCTGCCGGTGAAACGGCTGGCGACGATCGTGCGCGAGTTGCCGAATGTGGATGTGACGGTGGACGCTTCGCCGAATCACCAGGTGAAGCTCGCGTCGGGTGGCTCGAATTTCCGCATCATGGGCATCGGCAAGGAGGAGTTCCCGCCGCTGCCGGAGTTCGGCGAGGAAAAATCCTTCACGCTGGAGCAGAGCGAACTCACCTCGATGCTCAAGAGTGTGGCGTATGCGCAATCGACTGATGAAACGCGCTACATTCTCAATGGCGTCTATTTCAATTTCAAGGACGGCAAGCTTTCGCTTGTCGCGACGGATGGCCGACGACTCGCGCTCGTGTCGAAGGAACTCGAGGTTCCGGCGGACAGCGCGGGCGCGATCATTCTGCCGGCGAAGACTGTGTCGGAATTGATGCGGCTGCTCGACAAAGGCGAGAAGCTAAAGATCAACTTTAACGATCGCCGGGCTGCGTTCCAAATTGCGACCGACAAGGACTCCAGCGGCCTGGTTGAGAGCGTCTATCTCTACTCGAAGGTGGTGGAGGGCAATTACCCCAACTACCAGCAGGTCGTGCCGAAGGAAACGCACCAGCGCATCAAGCTCGAGCGCGAGCTCTTCCTGCAATGCGTGCACCGCGCCGCGCTCGTGTGTTCGGAGAAATCGAACTCCGTCAAAATCAAGCTTTCGAGCAATCTGCTCGAAATCACCGCGCAAAGCCCTGACTTCGGCGAAGCGCACGAATCGATGGCCATCGGTTACAGCGGGCCGGAGCTGCAGGTTGCGTTCAACCCGGCATTCGTGATGGATCCGCTCCGCGCGCTCACCAAGGACGAAATCTTCTTCGAACTGAAGGATGACGTCAGCCCCGGCGTGTTCAAGACGTTGGACAGCTTCCTTTGCGTCATCATGCCGGTACGCCTGAGCTGA
- the pssA gene encoding CDP-diacylglycerol--serine O-phosphatidyltransferase, protein MNAADKDLQQREDPYNVTQASRIYFLPNLMTAGNLFCGFMAVVSCVHARLAETAATLEYLDGSPADHYRYAVWFILGAAAFDTLDGRLARMGGRESLFGAEFDSLADVVSFGFAPALLMFFFILSPTQGIPWFRNIGWFVGFVFLLCAAIRLARFNVITNPLLHRGSKELNKDFVGLPVPAAAATVASLVLFLLKLAESDKSLKSGALGLPFLMVLIAMLMVSTVRYPSGKKVDLQTTTRLRNFVYILAVIGLVVLFKEVAVLGVCLGYIFFGLVRHWRRPHVAHGHPSTTARSADSV, encoded by the coding sequence ATGAACGCCGCCGACAAAGACCTGCAGCAGCGCGAGGATCCCTACAACGTCACGCAGGCGAGTCGGATTTACTTCCTGCCGAATCTGATGACGGCGGGAAATCTGTTTTGCGGTTTCATGGCCGTGGTGAGTTGTGTCCACGCCCGGCTCGCTGAAACCGCCGCCACACTGGAGTATCTCGACGGCAGTCCGGCCGATCATTATCGCTATGCCGTCTGGTTCATCTTGGGAGCGGCCGCTTTCGATACGCTGGACGGGAGACTGGCCCGGATGGGCGGACGCGAATCGCTCTTCGGCGCCGAATTCGACTCGCTCGCCGACGTCGTTTCGTTCGGGTTCGCGCCGGCGTTGCTGATGTTCTTCTTCATCCTGTCGCCGACACAGGGCATCCCGTGGTTTCGCAACATCGGTTGGTTCGTTGGCTTCGTCTTTCTGCTCTGCGCGGCGATCCGGCTGGCGCGGTTCAACGTGATCACGAACCCGCTGCTCCACCGCGGGAGCAAAGAACTGAACAAGGACTTTGTCGGTCTGCCGGTCCCCGCCGCAGCTGCGACGGTCGCTTCTCTCGTGCTCTTTTTGCTCAAGCTGGCCGAGTCCGACAAGTCGCTCAAAAGCGGCGCGCTGGGGCTGCCATTTCTGATGGTTTTGATCGCCATGCTTATGGTCAGCACCGTCCGTTATCCGAGCGGCAAAAAGGTCGACCTCCAAACCACGACACGGCTGCGCAATTTCGTCTACATCCTCGCTGTGATCGGGCTGGTGGTCCTCTTCAAGGAAGTCGCCGTGCTGGGCGTTTGCCTCGGCTACATCTTCTTCGGTCTGGTCCGACACTGGCGCCGGCCTCATGTCGCGCACGGTCATCCGAGCACCACCGCCCGTTCTGCGGATTCCGTGTGA
- a CDS encoding type II toxin-antitoxin system RelE family toxin — translation MFQVTFSEQSMRELNKLDKLAQLDVIDPISSLKRSDLAHPREPLGRFHRGDRLYYRLRSGDYRFYFEVHGETIHTHYILHKNSLEDFLLRNKLPVTEQQLVEQHSKFWKYLDSLTK, via the coding sequence ATGTTCCAGGTAACCTTTTCCGAGCAGAGCATGCGCGAACTGAACAAGCTGGATAAGCTGGCGCAGCTCGACGTGATCGATCCGATCAGCAGCTTGAAGCGCTCCGATCTCGCTCATCCGCGTGAGCCGCTCGGCCGGTTTCATCGCGGCGACCGGCTCTACTACCGGCTGCGGTCCGGCGATTATCGCTTCTATTTCGAAGTGCACGGGGAGACGATCCACACGCACTACATCCTGCACAAAAACTCGCTCGAGGATTTTCTGCTGCGCAACAAACTGCCGGTCACCGAGCAGCAACTGGTGGAGCAGCACTCCAAGTTCTGGAAATACCTCGACAGCCTCACCAAATGA